CGCCCAGGTACGCTTTTTTCAGGGTGAGCTCGTGCGGGTCGATCCCGTTCTCCCTGATGACCTCCACGAGGTGGAGGGAATAGCTCGGCGTGATGTGCATGACGGTGGTGTGGAAATCCTGAAAGAACTGTATCTGCTTCAGGGTGTTGCCGGAGGCGGCGGGGATGACGAAACACCCCACCTTCTCCGCGCCGTAATGCAGCCCCAGCCCGCCGGTGAAGAGTCCGTACCCCATCATGTTCTGGAACACGTCGTCCGCGGTGGTGCCGGTGGCCACGATCCCGCGCGCCACCTGGTTTGCCCATTCGTCGATATCGCGCCGCGTATAATAGATCACGGTCGATTTCCCCGTGGTCCCCGACGACGCGTGCATGCGCACGATCTCCCTGCGGGGAACCGCGACCATTCCGTCCGGGTAGCTCCCGCGCAGGTCGAGCTTTGAGGTGAAGGGAATTTCCCTCAGGTGATCGAGGGTCGTCATCTTCCCGACGTCGATCCCGTGTTTCGCGAATAAGGCTTTATAGTGGGTCGTGCTCGCGGAGGCCTCCAGCGCCTTTTTCAGACGCGTGAGCTGAAGCGCGCGAAGGGTTTTTCTATCGATGGTTTCGAGTTCGCTGTTCCAGTACATGGCGGCCGTTTCTCCGGGGAAGATGTACACTCTCCAAGAGACTGGTCAACGGGAAGGCTCCTGTCAATTATAAAACGCCGCGCCGCTCAGTGGATCGTCTCTGTCTTCTCCGGGTAATAGTGTCGTCGCGCCCATTCCAGCTTCTTGCGCTCCGCGGCGGTAAGCGCGCTCATCCCCTGCCGCGCAATCTTGTCCAGGAGCGTATCGATGATCTCCTTGGCCTCGATCCGCTCGCTGATCGCGCGCTGTTTCTTCGCGAGGCGCAGCTTTTTCAGGAACCCGCCTATCGGCCCCGGTCCCGCCGTTCGCTCACGTCCCCCGGACCGCATCGCCATCATGAGCACAAGCCCCGTGACTATTCCCCCCATGTGGCCGATATGGCTGACATTCCCCCCCACGCCGCGCAGGCTCGAAAGGGTGCCGAAAAACTCGAGCGCACCGAAAATGAGCACCAGGTATTTCATCTTGATCGGGAACAGGAAGTACAGTAAAACCTCGCGGTTGGGCCAGGTCATTCCGTACGCCAGGAGGAGCCCGTAGAGCGCGCCCGAGGCGCCGATCGTCGTGGGCTGATACGGGGGGAGAAGCCCCAGGTAGCGGACCTGGATCATCGAGTTCATGAGCGCGATGAATATCCCCGCGCCGATACCCGTGAACAGGTAGTATTTAAGGAACCTGCCGCTTCCCCAGTGATTTTCCAGGTCCCCCGCGAACATCCATAGCCCCAGCAGGTTGAAGATGATGTGGAACCACCCGCCGTGCAGGAACATGTAGGTGAAGAGCTGCCACACCCTGAGGTCGCCCACGAGCCCCTGGTGATTGAGCCCCAGGTAAGATTCGATCACCCCCGGTTCGAAAATACCGGCGAGCTCCTGGATGAGAAACACCGCGGCGTTTATGATCATAAGTTTTTTTACGACGGGCGTAATAGGACCGCCTAGCCTGAAGCTCATCTGCTGTGCTCTCATACGTCCACCTTTCCGCGGGATCAGCTGAATTCTTTATGTATTCTATGGAACTCCTCCGTGTTATCAAGAAATATCTTGAAGAGGAGCGGGTCAAACCGGTAGGATTCGTGTTTCATGATATCGAC
The DNA window shown above is from Spirochaetota bacterium and carries:
- a CDS encoding rhomboid family intramembrane serine protease translates to MRAQQMSFRLGGPITPVVKKLMIINAAVFLIQELAGIFEPGVIESYLGLNHQGLVGDLRVWQLFTYMFLHGGWFHIIFNLLGLWMFAGDLENHWGSGRFLKYYLFTGIGAGIFIALMNSMIQVRYLGLLPPYQPTTIGASGALYGLLLAYGMTWPNREVLLYFLFPIKMKYLVLIFGALEFFGTLSSLRGVGGNVSHIGHMGGIVTGLVLMMAMRSGGRERTAGPGPIGGFLKKLRLAKKQRAISERIEAKEIIDTLLDKIARQGMSALTAAERKKLEWARRHYYPEKTETIH